One genomic region from Oryzias melastigma strain HK-1 linkage group LG19, ASM292280v2, whole genome shotgun sequence encodes:
- the msrb1b gene encoding LOW QUALITY PROTEIN: methionine-R-sulfoxide reductase B1b (The sequence of the model RefSeq protein was modified relative to this genomic sequence to represent the inferred CDS: inserted 1 base in 1 codon), producing the protein MSFCRFVGXEIYKDHFKPGIYVCSNCNHPLFSSRSKFAHSSPWPAFTETLREDSVTKLMETLTAYKVLCGKCSSGLGHEFVNDGPVEGKSRFUIFSHSLKFVPNKVKDKQ; encoded by the exons ATGtctttttgtagatttgttg GGGAAATTTACAAGGATCATTTTAAACCAG GAATCTACGTGTGCTCCAACTGCAACCATCCTCTGTTCTCCAGCCGGTCCAAGTTCGCTCACTCGTCTCCTTGGCCGGCCTTCACCGAGACTCTCCGGGAGGACAGCGTCACCAAACTGATGGAGACTCTCACCGCCTACAAG GTTCTGTGTGGAAAGTGCAGCAGTGGACTGGGTCACGAGTTTGTCAACGACGGTCCGGTGGAGGGAAAGTCGCGCTTTTGAATATTCAGCCACTCGCTAAAGTTTGTCCCCAACAAAG TTAAAGACAAGCAGTAA